GCTCGAGATCGGCTTCTTCGAACGCGATCACAGCGCCAGCACGACCGCGAGTCGCGAGTACGTCCGACAGGTCGCCCGCTATCCCGACTGGTACGACCGGCTCGTCGCGATCGAGAACAAGCCCGATCTCGGGCGGCCGGGGGATCTCGAGGCCCAGCTCCGGACCGACGTCAGCCTCGCGCTGGTCGACGAGGCCGTGCTCGCGACCGAGAGTTACGTCACGCGCGCGCACCTGAACCGGATCCCCGAGGCGGTCGGCGTCTGGCGCGTTCACCGCGACGAGTCGGACGCGGGCGGGTCCCTCGAGATCGAAGTGATCCGCGAGCCGACGCCGCTGTCAGTCGACGAACGGGGGATCGAACCCCTCGAGTCCCATCCCGGCCACACGGAGATCGCCACCGTGTCTGCCGAGGCGAAGGCGCGAGCGCGCCGCCGGATCGCCGAACGGGCCTACGGCAAGGGCTGGCGGACGTACGGGTTTCCCGACTGTGCGGCCTGTCACCCGGACGACGCGAGCGGCGCGACGCTTCCCTACTGCGAGTGGGCGGGTCGCGTCGTCGACGCCGGGTCGGAATGTGGTCCGTCGTGTCCGGGATACCGGTCGGACTCGAGTTCGGAGATCGATCTCGAAGCGGAGCGCGACCGCCGGACCGCGTGGGACGTCGACCCGACCGGAAAGCGCCGCCAGCAGTCCGGACTCGATCAGTTCGGCTGACCGAATTCCGCAATTTGATTTTTCCGAACTGTTACAATACGTACTGCTCGCCGTCGATCGCCAGCGGCTCCTCGAACGCCTCGTCGGCGGGGTAGAAGTGCGCGAGATGGACCAGCCGCGTCTGGGCCGCATTCAATTCCTCGGCCAGCGCGAGCGCCCCTTCTCGAGTCATGTGTTTCGTGCCGAACGTCCGGGGGACGCCGTCGTGATCCTCGTGACGACCCCCGAGCGGATGATACTCACAGAGGCTCGCGGGGACGATCCCGTCGGCGAGCAGGAGGTCCGCGTCGGCCAGCACCGCGCGAGATTCCTCGGGGATATCGTAGCTCGTATCGCCCGTGATCGAGAGCTTCGCACCCGTTTTGGGATCCTCAATAGCGAGGCCGTAACAGACCAGCGGCGGGTGCTCGACCGGCACCAGTGTCACGTCGAGCCCACAGATCCGGACCGTCTCGAGCGGCGTCGTCGGAACGACGGTGACGGGGTCGAGGTAGTGGTAGTCGTCCCGAACCGTCTGGGCGACGCTCTTGCCGGTCTCGGGGTCGGTTTCGTCGGCCGCGTAGACCTCGAGGTCGTCGACCACGCGAAAGACGTTGCCCAGGCCGTCGAGGTGGTCGAAGTGGATATGAGTGATGACGGCGGCGTCGGGGAGGGCAACCTCGTCGCGCAGGAACTGGTAGCGAAAGTCGGGGCTGAAGTCGATCAACAGCGACTCGTCGGTCCGCTCGTTCTCGACGTGGACCGAGAACCGCGTGCGCTCGACGCCGCGCTCGCGCGCGGCCGCACACGTATCGCAGTCACACCCCACCGTCGGCGTCCCGGTCGTGTCCCCGGTTCCGAGCAGGGTTACTCGCATGTCACGCGCCCCTCCTGCTCCCGGTCGCGGAGCGAACCGACAGCGCTTCGAGGGCGTCCAATCGTCGCCGCCTAC
This portion of the Natrinema salinisoli genome encodes:
- a CDS encoding DUF5787 family protein, whose amino-acid sequence is MSEFAFELELCARLERRRDGLVARQLGGSVADPGGRVLDVLCVEPGPEFDDRVAITSEAIPDAAIESAVGTGQARYWKDAFDCHPERARNATERALEIGFFERDHSASTTASREYVRQVARYPDWYDRLVAIENKPDLGRPGDLEAQLRTDVSLALVDEAVLATESYVTRAHLNRIPEAVGVWRVHRDESDAGGSLEIEVIREPTPLSVDERGIEPLESHPGHTEIATVSAEAKARARRRIAERAYGKGWRTYGFPDCAACHPDDASGATLPYCEWAGRVVDAGSECGPSCPGYRSDSSSEIDLEAERDRRTAWDVDPTGKRRQQSGLDQFG
- a CDS encoding MBL fold metallo-hydrolase; the protein is MRVTLLGTGDTTGTPTVGCDCDTCAAARERGVERTRFSVHVENERTDESLLIDFSPDFRYQFLRDEVALPDAAVITHIHFDHLDGLGNVFRVVDDLEVYAADETDPETGKSVAQTVRDDYHYLDPVTVVPTTPLETVRICGLDVTLVPVEHPPLVCYGLAIEDPKTGAKLSITGDTSYDIPEESRAVLADADLLLADGIVPASLCEYHPLGGRHEDHDGVPRTFGTKHMTREGALALAEELNAAQTRLVHLAHFYPADEAFEEPLAIDGEQYVL